The DNA window TAATTGATATTCATGTGCTTCTGGATGTTATTCCCACTTATCCCAGGTTGTATTTTTGGCATATGTCCCTGACTTTTTCTTGCCCCAGATTAGTTTTCCATGGAAATATATATATAGTAAATTCAGAACTGGAATCTGCTATCTCGTAATGTTTGAGGTTTAAACTCAACTCACAATTTTTGTGTATTACTGCTTTGAAGAAACAAGGAAAACTCACATTGACCAATCCCTTTCAGAAATTACATTTCTAGGCGATATACAAAATTTACTTCTGTAATCAAGAAACTGAAACTGGACTAATAGTTACCTTTCAATTCCTTTTTTTTGTTATTAGAAAAGACTGAAGGCTGGTGCATACTTATCCATTTAGACTATCAAAATGCAACCCCTCTGTTTCTGGGAGCTAGAAAAGCTCACAAGTTTTTTTATTATTGCTCTTGACTTCATGCGTTATGTTTCTCAATCATTATTTCTTTGACAACACTACGCTTCAGCAATTGTATTTACTCTAGCTATAGGCTCTCCATGGCATCATCATTTTTCTTTTCTATCTTCGCATCCTCGATCATGGTCACCTCACAACGGATGGAGCTTCAGTATCTTATATATGCTGATACATTATTTAGCTTGCATGTATTTTGTTCTAGTTAAGTTTAACTAGGGACCGATTCTTCTTTTGGTTGCCTCCCTTTGATTTGTGTTGATGTATGTTGATTCATATGTCTATTGAATTAATTTTCTGTTTCTCATATCGATTCTTCAATGCCCATGTTCCATCAGTATTTTATTCATTataaccttctttatttcttcTCTATTCTAGTGTTTTTCATATTGTGTTTGAATCTTCTTTCATATACTTCTCTATTGAAGCCTAGCTCTTGATGTGTGTAATTTCATTATTTCGAGTGTTTTGTCCAATGGTTGGGTCTTTGACACAGTTGACATGACATGGAATAAtctgaaaagaaaaaagaagtaCAGGCATATATACTTGGCAAATGTGCTTGCTTAATGGCTGTGTGCCAATTATTTTTGTTTGCTGCAGCTCACACTTGACAGTAATAACCTCTCCTGACATATGCTCTTTGCTTTTTTTTGTTGCATTATGTCAAACATACTATTTTCCATTTCATGTACCCTGAAAAGTCTGGATGATAACACATTTCATGGACAAGCTGGATCATCACGTCCTTTCGATGGCTCTGATATAATCATGTCCAAACACTAACATGGTGTTAACTTTCAAGATGAGAGGTTAGTACCTTTCAGTCAGGGATCATCTTTGTACCTTTCAAGATGTGACATATAATTTGAACGAACAGGTACACTGCTGATGAGGTTAGTAATTAGCACTGATGAGCTACGCAAGCAGGGTAGCGTCCCCTCTAACCGACTACTGCAGGACCATGGGAACTGGAGGCAGCGCCCTTCATCATGAGCTTCTGGCCGTGCGACAATCCGGATAGGTGACCTCCCTGCTTTAGAAGAAACAGAGCAGCTGGTGCAGCCCCTGATCCTAGCAAGCTTCATTCTCTAGCGCAGAATTAGGAGCTGTAGGGCAGCCCCTTGGTCCCTCAGGTGCGTCTGGCGGCGGTGCCAAGGAGACGGCCCCTTGGTGAGCTCCACGATGCAATTCTCAAATCATCCTTTCTAACATTTTTTTCAAAGAAACAAACATCCTTTTAATAGCTACCTGGCTACAGGTGAAGCTCATCGATGTTGTATCATAAAAACCATGGATGCTTCAATTTAACCAGAGAATATGGTTTGAGTATGTGCTTTTTCGTTCTGTACCAGTGGTCAATTTCATGCAGCCTCTCTGGATGTAGCGAGTTAtgaaattaaagaagcaactggGAGAAGCAATCTCTTTCTTGCATTAGTAGTTCGCAAAATGACTACTCACAAATTTTCCAATGCTTCAGTAAGTAGTGTTACTCAATGATTTGATTCAGTAATGTATTAATAGTGTTCCCCTCAGTCGTAGTTCATCAATCCAATGTAATCTGTTTGATGATTCAGTATATCTTTTCATGGTTTGGTAGTTCAAATTGTAATAATAATGTGTCACTAATATCATAGAATATGGATCTTCTTTTCCCATTCAGTAGTTCTAAGATTTTGTAGTACTACCCTGTCCACTACTACAGAAATATCTTTCGTCCTCCTCAtttgttccgactagttttagGCCTGAGACTAATAAAGGTTTTAGTCCCGGATTCAACGGCTAGGGGGCAGCGGAGAGAGCTTTAGTCCCGATTGGTGGCTTCAACCGGGACTAAGAGTTCTAAACATTTAGTCCCAGGCAATAACACTAACAAGGACTAAAGGAtgaccctttagtcccggttccGGTTCGTGGCTCTAACTCGGACTAAAATagtctttagtcccggttggtggctccaacccgGACTAAAGGGTTCTTCATATGTTAGTTTAAAAGGAAGGTATCCCATTCAAAGTCACATGTGATGTGTAGGTGGGATGGTAAAGAAGCTGTGTGTGAGGCAAGAGGTCTCGGGTTTGAGTCCTAGGCACAGAGTAAATTTTTTGCCTTTCTACGGACCTTTAGTCCCGGATCCCGGTTGTGGGAACCGGGACATAAATCCAGATCTTTAGTCCCGAATTCGTAGTTCCGGTTCCataaccgggactaaagagcTTTAGTCCCGGGTGTGGAAACCAGGAATAATAATCTAGATCTTTAGTCCTGGATTCGTAGTTCCGATTCCATAACCGGAACTAAAGAGGATTGGGAATCGGGACTGTAGGGGATTCTGTGGTCCTTCGTCATTTGCCTTTGTCTCCGGCATTCACCTGCGGTCACAATGACAACAATGATTGCAAGAAAGCATCTTCCTCAACCTAAGCGTCACATGCGATCAGCTGCAGCCATCGTCTGCTCATTCACTGGGTGGGATCCACTTGGTGGTCACCATGAGGAAAACAAGCTTGGAAAATCCGGAGGTATAGAGATTTAACAATAAGAATACTAGTAGAGCAAACTGTGTCAAAGTTGCCACGTCCCTAATTAAGCTGCTTCCTCTTTATTTTCTGTATGACACAGCTGGTTGCAAAAACTAATTAACTTGTATGAAGCCATGCATCTAGCTGCTTCCTCAAATCTGTATGACACAGCTGCTTCCTACTATTCTAGGTATCCAGACGCTTCATGTTCCTCAAATCTGTTTTTTTGTTAACTCATAAAGCATCTGCTAATTTCTTTTGCAATATACAAAATTGTATACATTCCCAACCCTCAGAAGGTTCCAATAATGTTGCCCAGTACAGAAGGATAAAATTTACAGGGAGGAGTACAAGGAGAATAACTAATATTTAGGAATTCAGTGATCAATAGTTGAGTTAAAAAGAATGTGTGTGCAAGTGCATGAGAGCCATAGTGTAGGTTTTTCTTTTGTGCAGCTTGCAGCAACAATTTTGTAGTGTTGCATCTAAATTAGAACATGAGCTTTGTGAATTCTACTGTTTCTGAAATATAATCTTACATGAAGGGTACTTGCTGTTTTTTTTCACTAGCTGCACCGTGCTAAATGTTTTTCTTTTTCAGCTGCTAAAGGGTGTTTCTCTTCCCCTAATATGCGGGACTTTGCCATTGAACCCATCGACAAAAGCATGCTATCTAGCATTCAAGAAGCTAAGAGGTTGCCGCCTTCTCCCAGGTCATCAACAGGAAATATGTGAGTGGATCGGAACCTGCTATATGTGATGTGAACATGTGGATACGCATGTCAATATTCCTACAGGCCTGTGATCTTTGCATGCTTGTGATGCCAATGATATTTGCATGCATGCCTGCGAATACAGTCCAGATCGAACGAAAGTATGCGCTTGACCATTTCTGTTATTTAAATTTTCATAGTTTAATTATAATATAATTACTAGGCTGTTTTACATCTTCTTAATTTTTTGAAATTCTTTTTCCATATAGAATTTTTTCTtcattaattaaattaaatatgTGAGCTTCTCCATCTATATATAATTGTTTAGACAGAGGATTGGAGAGAGATTTTTTTGTTAGATTCAATTAGTGCTATAAAAAGAACTTATTATTTGTTGATTATCATTTTAAAACATTGTCACTACAAGAAAATAgcttaatttcgtcggccagaaactGTCGAAAATAGCCAAAAAAccgtaaaaaatatatatattcgtCGGTCGGCCAACGAAAATAGGCTGACGGAATAAAATCGACGAAAATACATGTATTTTCATCGGCTacctaagccgacgaaaataaacacCATATTTTCATTGGCTGagctagccgacgaaaatacatgtagttagtttcgtcggcttcgctagccgacgaaaatactggatacgctccagtattttcgtcggccacgtggccgacgaaaatactgggcgTCTGCTAAAAACAGCTGCTGCATTTTCTATAGTAGATCACTCAGCTCACTGTGTAGCTTAAAGCAATTTGTTTCAGCTGCATCTCTTCGGTCATCACCATTATGTTCCGCATCTTGACCATCCTTTTCAGCTCCAGCTCCATCCATGCCAAATGTGTCTGTCAACCATCTGGACCAATTCCCAACCTACAAAAGCGTTTCATGACTTAGCAATCAGTATTGTTTGAAAGGAAGAGGGAGCTTTGTTGTTTGTTTGGCATGCAATTGCAGGCATAATTCCAAAGTGGATTTAATCTAAAGATGTAAGTAGTTCTTTGCAATTTTTTGAAATTCTTTTTCCATATAGAATTTTTTCTtcattaattaaattaaatatgTGAGCTTCTCCATCTATATATAATTGTTTAGACAGAGGATTGGAGAGAGATTTTTTTTGTTAGATTCAATTAGTGCTATAAGAAGAACTTATTATTTGTTGATTATCATTTTAAAACGTTGTAGTTTTCAGTTTTACTGTCATaggaagttcaagatggatagGGCATGGATGGATCACATGCTAAGACCTTCGCCGCATTTTATGTCTACAGTATCTAAGTTTATTAATGCTATAGTAAAGCACACTCATaataaaaagataaaagcaaaTTCGTTTTCCATGCCATGATTGTAACACGATAGTATGGGAGGACCCGGATGTCATTAGGAGACTTGATCCACAGAGGACTGCCCCATGTTATTATTGATTTTAGGCACTTACACAATCTTTACTACCGAAAAACTTGATCTGATACCGATGTCCATGTGGTGCATGCATGTAGGTACCCAACCCTATGTTCTAATAAGAGACTCTTCTAATAATATTTTGCGCATATCCCATATACACAAAATAGAACCTACTCATTGACATGTTTGGCATGAATTTTGCATAATGCAATGGGAGGACGAAAGAAAGATGGACAAGCACAAGGTTGTGTACAGGCCTTTCTAGACGCAACTCAAGAGGAGAAAGATGTTATCAGGAAAAAGGTGTACACAAAAGAAAGGAATAGGATTGCGGTCTACATATCATCAGTAGTGATGCAAAAAAGGGAGGAAAAGGATTACATCCTAGCTCCTTGTAGTTTTGAGTAAGTTCATTTTACTATACTATTCGGTTATTAATGCAATCCTAACCTATGTATTATAATCATACCATGCAGTGACCATTGGATATGTTTTATTTTGATGTCGAAGAGAGCAAAAGTGGTGGTTCTCGACTCAGCCTGCTACAAAGAAATTCATAGATGTTCTACACAATGATACCAAGAATTCATAGATGTTCTACGTAATGATACCAAGAATTCATAGACGTTCTACACTAATAATTATTTTATATGTTTACAAACTGATAATGTTAATAATTATTTTATATGTTTACAAACTAATAATGCATACAATAGTTCATTTAATAAGATATGACACTATATCCAAAGAGCGCGTACAAGTTCAACACAAGAAACGACAGGTCACACAACTTTGAAACGGAAGGAGAGTTTGAAAATAAGAACTCACTTTAAGGTAAGAACTCACTTTGTTGATCAAGCATTTGATATATATACCAACACATTGCATCATCATTACTTTATTTTATGAAGTGCCACAAGAAACCACCAGGTGGCGTGCTACGTGGATCACACTCACAAAAATTTCCAGTGCGTAAGTATAAGGAACGTGGTCGGATGTGGATAAATAATTTTATATTCCTGATTCCTAAGAGGATATACCTCTTCGCATGGTTGGAGcttaggctaatcacaatgggaGTTTCATGTCTATGTTTCCAAGAATGCCACATCAACTTTGTAGAAGGATGAAACACCCTCTCTTAATAGAGAGTTTCATCTTACTATTTCATATGCCAACATACTACTTAAATACTGCAAATAAATAACCAATAGAATTTACTCAATTGTGTGAAGATGAAACAAAACACTGTCAATGGAGGTTTCACACGGTTTCCGAGTTCTTGAAAATGGGTTAACATAGTTTCATTCTCATGAAACTCCATGAAACTTTTACTTCTTAAATGATATGCCATGTCATCCAAATTATTGATATGGCAGATTAATTAATGCTATAAAACACCTTGTAAAACTGGCATTGTGATTAGCCCTTAGGATGGAACCTAGCCCGACAAGAACCCAACCCTCTCCCCAAACCCtatctcttttcccctcccaACCGTCTCGCAGATCTcctggacgccgccgccgcctcctcctatTCTCCTCGATTCGCAACTCCTCGCAGCCGACCTGCTTGGCGTTGAGCCTCCACCCCCCTCCATGGCCACCGCCCAGCAGCATCTGCATCCATTAGCTCCAAATCGGTGTGGCTGCGGGGCGCGACGGCGGAGAACGCGCAACGGCCGCGGTGGCGGCATACCTCGCCATGGCGACGAAGGAGCTTGTGGACCATGGCGGAGGTGGCTTGGCAACAGATCGAGGCGGCACTCCTGCAGATCTAGCTGGCATGGAGGCGGCGGTCATAACAAGTTCTGCTTGGCCTTCCCCTCACCGGCCAAGCACTCCgcttttctctccctctctctctctctcccaatTATCTCTGTCACCAAATCCCCCTCTCAGATCTGCTCTCTCTCCTCCCCTAGCAGATGGCTTCGCATGGGGACACGACACGGCAGCCATGGTGGTGGCGCTCCTCTATGAGCACGGCCAATGGTGCAGCAATTCAAGACGTTTCAGGTTTGTATGATTCACGCACACCTCCTATTTGTTTAAATGTTCTGGTGCAAGGACggatatatgtatatatgcatagGTGTAGAAGCATGTGTTCTTCAAGCAATTAGGATGATTTGCATTATTGTTTCTCGTCAAACTTATACTTGTTACTAATTAACTTAGTTACTCACAGTGTGCGGGAAGGAAATCTCTACTGCTTTTCATTTGCATCAACTGAACTAGCTTCGAAATAACAACTCAATATCTGTTCATGTGACTCGGTTTTGCATCTCACTTCTGCTGAATAAATATGCTCAGGTTCTGAACTCAGGTTTAGCATCTTATTTGCTGTTCAGCTTTGGAGTTAAACAAATAATTCTGCGCACAactataaaataaattgaattgtgAGGCCTATGTGCTATGTCAGTTGAAAGTTCAAGTTTAGAAGTGATCTCTCTTTAAACATGTACAAATTTAAGCCTTTTTTGCACCAGAAATATAGCTGCTTTTCTTTATTACTTCTGAATCAAACTGACCTCTTGTATGATTTCGGCTCATGTTTTATTTGTTGTTGAGTTCAAGAATTTTTAAAGGACAATTAAACTTGATATTGGCAGCAGACCAACTTGATACTTCCATCATTACTAAACCTGATTCATTTAATTTTGTCACTTGGTCAGGTAGAAAAATGCAATGGGGTGGAGATAAAAGAAAGTGTCATCTTGCTTCCGTTCAACTTCAAGGTGAACTTCAATTGACCTTTAGTATACTTGACTTCAGATAACTAGCTGGGAGTCATGTATACAAGGAGTTATAAGAGTTTAGCAATCTACTTGAGCAATAATTTTCAAAGGACAATTTAAGACTAAAGGATTCTCTAGTGTACTTGAGCAAAGTTTTTAACTGAACTAGATATGTGCAGTAGAGTGAACTGATACTTCCATCattactatttttattttcagTTTTGAAAACTTCAATATGGGTTGCCATCTGATTCAGTTAACTTGGTCGCTTGTTCAGGTACAGAAGTGCCATCTTGCTTCAGTGCAACTAGAAGGTGAATTTCAGTTGATCTTTAGTTTACTTGACTAAAAGATAtactgagcttgcacaagtttaGATAACTAGCTGGGAGTCATACATAAggagttgtagagtttaaagcAATCTATCATATGATGATTTTAGATCTCAAAAATGTATACTCGCGGAGTTCTCATATGATGACTATAGATCTAAAAGAATATATATTAAGTActcatttatttattttattccaATAGCTTGATGGATGTCAATCTGATCTGTATGTAACATGTAAATGGAGTTATCAGACAAGCTGGTCTTGATGGAGCTGAAAAATTGTAAATACAGGTGCAAGTCTGTTTGTGTATattattttttctttttgccTTCATTAGTTGGTTTCCTGACGGTCAACCGTCAGGAATTAGTTAGCGTTTCCATACTATTGGCTCCTGTCGGCTGGTTCCTGACGGTGGACCGTCAGGAACAGTATCCCTGACGGTTTTCAGCCGTCAGGAACTTCTTCCTGGTCTCTGGTAGTGTTAGTACCTGTTGATGTCACTGGTACTCAAAATCTTTTAAGAAAATATTTCAAACTTGGGAAGAGGCACAAGTCATACGATTTTTTACGTGAAATACTCACATGTACGGTACGTATGAAACCGAGACTAAAGGTCGGCTTCTGTCTCGAGGACTGCACCCAGAGCTAAAGGCTGTGTCCCGTATTCGTAGTCCCGATTAGAAAATCGGGACAACTCTGATTTTCCAACCAGGACTATTATCGCATTTTCTAGTAGTCCTCCTAGTAGGGATAGAGAAGTCACCTTAAAATATTCCACTGAGATCCAAACATTTCAGATTGTTGTGTGGATTATTATAAAAATAAAACCCCTCACATATTATGTGAGAACCCTACTATCTCCCTCAGTCCTATTATTTGAAGATTATTTGGACAAAGAGTGCAAGAGGAAGGGATACTCATAATTTATTAGGGATGTAATCCATATTATAATCTTGGGATCCAAACAACCCAGATTGTTATTTACAAGAATTTCGCTATTAATCCCTGGCCCCTAGTTACGTCATGTAGATGACAATTGTTTCTAGGCGATTTCCATTCAACATGCTCTGCAGATCGAGAGCTCGATCCCAACCTGCGCGCTCCTCCCCTTAATCTGGTGCGATCCTCCCTCCTCTTAATCAGAGGCCTAGTCCCCAAGACCCCAATCGCAGCTCCGAGATCTAAACCCCTGCCGCCGCCTCACACAAACCCTAGCTATCTCTCGGCGGTCCAGCCGCCCATGGCGCCGCTGGCAACGAAGCGCCGGCCCACCAGGTGCCGCCGCTAGCTGCGGCAAAGAGAGGAAGTGGCacgtctgcgccgccgccgcccacggccGCGCAGGGTGCAGTCCCGGACCAGGGCGTCGACCGCATCAGCGACCTCCCTGACGAGCTCCTCTGCGCCATCGTCTCCTCGCTCCCCGCCGAGGACGGCGCCCACACCATGGTCCTCTCCCGGCGATGGAGCAACCTCTGGCCCTCCGTCCCTCTCAACCTCGACGACAGGCGAGTTTGGGCGCCCCTGGCAGGGAGAATACCTCGATCGGAGTCGAACGACTCATCACACGCATCCTGTCCACCCACCGCGGCCCCGTTCGCCGGCTTCGCCTCGGCGACGTCTACCACACCTCCACCTCCGACACCTGGTTCCGGTCGCCGGCGCTGGACAAGCTCGAGGAGCTTCACTTCCGCTACAAGTTCATGTATGGCCCTGGACGGAAAGCGCTGCCATCGTCGGCGCTGAGGTTCTCCGAGCTCCGGGTCGCCAGCTATGGCCGATGTGAATTTCTGGAGGATCTAGGACGAGGCGCGACGTTTCCGAAGCTGAGGGAGCTCACCCTCTATCAGCTTAGAATCTCAGACGGCGCCCTCCATGCCCTGATCTCGGCCTGCCCAGCTCTTAGCAGCTTGTTTCTCGGGGATAACATTGGCATCCACCGTGTCCGCATCAGCTCTCCCAGACTGGTAAGGCTTGGCATCTCGGTTAACGAAAGGAATCCGGTGATGGAAGAACGCATCATTGTGAATGCTCCAAGCATGGAAAAATTGCTGCTATTCGAGACAGATGGAGGCCTCAAAAACATTCATGTGAAGTTTGCACCAAAACTTGAGGTTCTGGGCTGCCTGTCAAGTAATTAACATGCTAAAAGTACAGCTCGAGAGTACAGTTTTTCAGGTAACAGTAATCTGTCCAAATCAGTTCATCTTGCTAGTTGTTAGCTTATTAATGTGCATCTCCCCGAGTACTCACCTTTTCTGTTTAATAATTGTCTCCGAAATTGGTTGCCATCAGTCCCATAAAATCCATGCAAGCCGTGAAGAGTTTTTCACTCACGGCGAATGGTTTTAGGTTGGATAATTTCCTCAGATGTTTTCCATGCCTGGAGAAGCTTTACTTTATGGTGAACGACCTACCCTTTTTTCTTCTTTATTTACAGCTCTTGCTTGATCACTCGTTTTCTCCACTGTAGATTATGTAATTTGTGACCTCCTTTTCATTTCAGCCGATAAGTTTTTCATGGGAGGATGAATCTGGACAATTGCTGAATGGTGTGGTCCATCTATCGAGTGTCTTGATCGACATCTCAAGGAAATAGTAATGATCTATGAAAGATGCATTGGAGGTGCCAACTTCGTCAAATTCTTTCTTATGAATGCAAGACTGCTAAGGATGATGCAGTTTCGAGTACCTTCCGTTTGCAGCAAAAAATGGAAGGCTCAACAGAAACATGCTTTACCAAAACGGAAAGAATGGGCTTCTCCAGTTGCTAAACTTAACTTTGTGGATCGTTCCTATTTCGGACAGTATGAGGACGAGTACATTACACAAGAACTGCTGAGTTATGATAATCCTTTTGGCTGCCAGTTATGATTATTTTTGTTGGCGGTATATATAAGGAGTTATTATATTGCCGGTATTAGTGTCATTTGTTTCCAAACCAGAATGGATCATCTTATTTTTGATTGAACTCTTCTGAATCTTTTCCATTATGCAATGAATAAAGCGAGGGTCACAAGTGTTGAGTTGTTTTGTGCTGTTCTGCTCAGTTCCATCAAATGGAAGCCACTATAATTGCCCGCTTTTGCCTTTATTTTTTTAGTGTGGAGTCATGTAATATTACTCCCAGATACTGTCTATGTCTAGCAATTTCCGGAAACAAATATAGATGTCATTTTTTTGATAATTTTTCCATACATATAATgctgtatatatgtatatatagcGCTTTAATGTTTTAAGATAAGTTGATGACACAGAACATTTTTTTAGTGTTAGTGGCATGTTCTAACATAAGAGATAGTGGAATTCTGTTCTAAGTCATCCTAAATAGAAAAAGATGGCATGCATGTGCTCAAAAAAGAGGTTCTGAAAAGTCTGTAGACAGTGAAGACAACAAATAgtacaaacaaacacacagaTCTTGCTGGGTATCAAGAAGATAAATAGTTTTACCCCCTGCTAAGCAAATCGAAATAAAGATAGATGCACGCTGCATCTCACTGCACTAGACCATGCATGGCAGAATTGGTCAGCGGGTCCGGTTCTCCCGTGATGGGCCGGGGGAATAAATCGATGTGTCAGCACTAGTTGGGATGAGGGAGATGTTAGGAAACAATGGAGACTGCCGCCCATCGGCGTGTAGTCTGCGAAGGTGTTAGAGACTCGGAGAGCGACAGAGCCATGGAGAAAGCAAATCACATGGTTAATAATAAGATAACTGATTTCACTTCGGAGATCCGCCAAGCATGGACTCCATGACGCAAAGCTTAAACTGGAGCATTCTTAATAGTGACCCAACGCATGAACACACAGTACTGAATTTAAAAAGGATAGCCACCATTTTAGTGTGAGAAAATACTTTTCAATATGTTATAACTTGCTTACCACGTTCGAAAAAGTTGCTTATGACATTACAAAAGATTGCTTCAGTCACCTTTGATGAATTAATCGGATATTTGTGATGATATTGCAAAGATAAATTGGATGGTATGATCAGAGAAGAGGGTAAATAATTGTGTTTTTTAGGTGGATGTTTCATGCATGTTTAAGGATATGTTATTTTGGCAAACCAATTGAGCATTTTAACTAATTTAATTTAGAATTTTTATATTCTACATAAGCAGGGGCGGGCCTAGGATTTGGGGTTTGGGTATTCAAAATTTTCAAAGGGTGAATTTTTTTTTGGCAGCATAAAGTACAGATTCATAGAACATAATCAAGTACCAATATCATAGTATTTATCATAACTTGAAATTGTTTGATGCGGAGATAATAGATGTACT is part of the Panicum hallii strain FIL2 chromosome 2, PHallii_v3.1, whole genome shotgun sequence genome and encodes:
- the LOC112880843 gene encoding uncharacterized protein LOC112880843, producing MEQPLALRPSQPRRQASLGAPGRENTSIGVERLITRILSTHRGPVRRLRLGDVYHTSTSDTWFRSPALDKLEELHFRYKFMYGPGRKALPSSALRFSELRVASYGRCEFLEDLGRGATFPKLRELTLYQLRISDGALHALISACPALSSLFLGDNIGIHRVRISSPRLVRLGISVNERNPVMEERIIVNAPSMEKLLLFETDGGLKNIHVKFAPKLEVLGCLSSN